The following coding sequences are from one Ficedula albicollis isolate OC2 chromosome 14, FicAlb1.5, whole genome shotgun sequence window:
- the NME3 gene encoding nucleoside diphosphate kinase 3 isoform X2 — protein MVPRGAVTARGQHVPFKSGAAMICLVLGLFAGLFHTAFSGVNERTFVAIKPDGVQRRLVGEIIRRFERKGLQLVGMKLLQASEELLKEHYISLRDRPFYSRLVKYMSSGPIVAMVWQGLDVVKTVRTMIGETNPAESRPGTIRGDFCVEVGT, from the exons ATGGTTCCGCGGGGGGCGGTGACAGCGCGGGGGCAGCACGTCCCCTTTAAGAGCGGCGCCGCCATGATctgcctggtgctggggctCTTCGCCGGCCTCTTCCACACTG ccttcaGCGGGGTCAATGAACGAACCTTCGTGGCCATCAAACCGGACGGGGTCCAGCGGCGCCTGGTCGGGGAGATCATCCGGCGCTTCGAgaggaaggggctgcagctggtggggatgaagctgctgcag gcctcggaggagctgctgaaggaacACTACATCTCCCTCCGGGACCGTCCCTTCTACAGCCGCCTGGTGAAGTACATGAGCTCCGGGCCCATCGTGGCCATG GTCTGGCAGGGCCTGGATGTGGTGAAGACAGTTCGCACCATGATTGGGGAGACCAACCCAGCTGAATCCAGGCCTGGCACCATCCGAGGAGACTTCTGTGTTGAAGTTG gaaCGTGA
- the SPSB3 gene encoding SPRY domain-containing SOCS box protein 3 isoform X2, which yields MSREGKIGQSAAGPGRAAYLSGGSMARRPRSSRAWHFVLSGVRREAGARGWGYDSDGQHSDSDSEPEFSSVSPSIPSAIPVTGESYCNCENQSEAPYCSSLHALHRVRDCRCGEEDEYFDWVWDDLNKSTATLLTCDNRKVNFHMEYSCGTAAIRGNKELAEGQHFWEIKMTSPVYGTDMMVGIGTSDVNLDKYRHTFCSLLGKDEDSWGLSYTGLLHHKGDKTNFSSRFGQGSIIGVHLDTWHGTLTFFKNRKCIGVAATKLQNKKFYPMVCSTAAKSSMKVIRSCASRTSLQYLCCFRLRQLLPHYVDTLEVLPLPPGLKQVLHNKLGWVLSMNYSTSKPSSSSGSDSDSSCGSDAEACQRKRCRRT from the exons ATGTCCCGGGAAGGGAAAATAGGTCAGAGCgccgcggggccgggccgggcag CCTACCTGTCGGGGGGCAGCATGGCACGGCGCCCGCGGAGCAGCCGGGCCTGGCACTTCGTGCTGAGCGGGGTGCGGCGCGAGGCCGGCGCGCGGGGCTGGGGCTACGACTCCGACGGGCAG cacagcgACTCGGATTCGGAGCCAGAGTTTTCCTCCGTGTCTCCCTCCATCCCGAGCGCCATCCCTGTGACTGGAGAGTCCTACTGCAACTGTGAGAACCAGAGTGAAGCTCCCTACTGCTCCAGCCTGCACGCGCTGCACCGCGTCCGCGACTGCCGCTGCGGCGAGGAGGACGAGT ATTTTGACTGGGTGTGGGATGACCTGAACAAGTCCACGGCCACGCTGCTGACGTGTGACAACCGCAAGGTGAACTTCCACATGGAGTACAGCTGTGGCACGGCCGCCATCCGCGGCAACAAGGAGCTGGCGGAGGGGCAGCACTTCTGGGAGATCAAAATGACCTCCCCGGTGTATGGCACTGACATG ATGGTGGGGATTGGGACGTCGGACGTGAACCTGGACAAGTACCGCCACAccttctgcagcctgctgggcaAGGACGAGGACAGCTGGGGACTGTCCTACACAG GACTGCTGCATCACAAGGGCGACAAAACAAACTTCTCCTCGAGGTTTGGCCAAGGCTCCATTATTGGGGTGCATCTGGACACGTGGCACGGGACACTCACCTTCTTCAAGAACCGCAAGTGCATAG gggtggcagccACAAAGCTGCAGAACAAGAAGTTTTACCCCATGGTGTGCTCCACGGCAGCCAAGAGCAGCATGAAGGTGATCCGGTCGTGCGCCAGCCGCACGTCCCTGCAGTACCTGTGCTGCTTCCGCCTGCgccagctcctgccccactACGTGGACACGCTGGaggtgctgcccctgcccccaGGACTCAAGCAGGTGCTGCACAACAAACTGGGCTGGGTGTTGAGCATGAACTATAGCACGTCAAAGCCGTCCTCCTCCTCGGGGAGCGACTCGGACAGCTCGTGCGGCTCGGATGCGGAGGCCTGCCAAAGGAAGAGGTGCAGGAGGACATAA
- the SPSB3 gene encoding SPRY domain-containing SOCS box protein 3 isoform X1, which yields MSREGKIGQSAAGPGRAAYLSGGSMARRPRSSRAWHFVLSGVRREAGARGWGYDSDGQQHSDSDSEPEFSSVSPSIPSAIPVTGESYCNCENQSEAPYCSSLHALHRVRDCRCGEEDEYFDWVWDDLNKSTATLLTCDNRKVNFHMEYSCGTAAIRGNKELAEGQHFWEIKMTSPVYGTDMMVGIGTSDVNLDKYRHTFCSLLGKDEDSWGLSYTGLLHHKGDKTNFSSRFGQGSIIGVHLDTWHGTLTFFKNRKCIGVAATKLQNKKFYPMVCSTAAKSSMKVIRSCASRTSLQYLCCFRLRQLLPHYVDTLEVLPLPPGLKQVLHNKLGWVLSMNYSTSKPSSSSGSDSDSSCGSDAEACQRKRCRRT from the exons ATGTCCCGGGAAGGGAAAATAGGTCAGAGCgccgcggggccgggccgggcag CCTACCTGTCGGGGGGCAGCATGGCACGGCGCCCGCGGAGCAGCCGGGCCTGGCACTTCGTGCTGAGCGGGGTGCGGCGCGAGGCCGGCGCGCGGGGCTGGGGCTACGACTCCGACGGGCAG cagcacagcgACTCGGATTCGGAGCCAGAGTTTTCCTCCGTGTCTCCCTCCATCCCGAGCGCCATCCCTGTGACTGGAGAGTCCTACTGCAACTGTGAGAACCAGAGTGAAGCTCCCTACTGCTCCAGCCTGCACGCGCTGCACCGCGTCCGCGACTGCCGCTGCGGCGAGGAGGACGAGT ATTTTGACTGGGTGTGGGATGACCTGAACAAGTCCACGGCCACGCTGCTGACGTGTGACAACCGCAAGGTGAACTTCCACATGGAGTACAGCTGTGGCACGGCCGCCATCCGCGGCAACAAGGAGCTGGCGGAGGGGCAGCACTTCTGGGAGATCAAAATGACCTCCCCGGTGTATGGCACTGACATG ATGGTGGGGATTGGGACGTCGGACGTGAACCTGGACAAGTACCGCCACAccttctgcagcctgctgggcaAGGACGAGGACAGCTGGGGACTGTCCTACACAG GACTGCTGCATCACAAGGGCGACAAAACAAACTTCTCCTCGAGGTTTGGCCAAGGCTCCATTATTGGGGTGCATCTGGACACGTGGCACGGGACACTCACCTTCTTCAAGAACCGCAAGTGCATAG gggtggcagccACAAAGCTGCAGAACAAGAAGTTTTACCCCATGGTGTGCTCCACGGCAGCCAAGAGCAGCATGAAGGTGATCCGGTCGTGCGCCAGCCGCACGTCCCTGCAGTACCTGTGCTGCTTCCGCCTGCgccagctcctgccccactACGTGGACACGCTGGaggtgctgcccctgcccccaGGACTCAAGCAGGTGCTGCACAACAAACTGGGCTGGGTGTTGAGCATGAACTATAGCACGTCAAAGCCGTCCTCCTCCTCGGGGAGCGACTCGGACAGCTCGTGCGGCTCGGATGCGGAGGCCTGCCAAAGGAAGAGGTGCAGGAGGACATAA
- the SPSB3 gene encoding SPRY domain-containing SOCS box protein 3 isoform X3 yields MARRPRSSRAWHFVLSGVRREAGARGWGYDSDGQQHSDSDSEPEFSSVSPSIPSAIPVTGESYCNCENQSEAPYCSSLHALHRVRDCRCGEEDEYFDWVWDDLNKSTATLLTCDNRKVNFHMEYSCGTAAIRGNKELAEGQHFWEIKMTSPVYGTDMMVGIGTSDVNLDKYRHTFCSLLGKDEDSWGLSYTGLLHHKGDKTNFSSRFGQGSIIGVHLDTWHGTLTFFKNRKCIGVAATKLQNKKFYPMVCSTAAKSSMKVIRSCASRTSLQYLCCFRLRQLLPHYVDTLEVLPLPPGLKQVLHNKLGWVLSMNYSTSKPSSSSGSDSDSSCGSDAEACQRKRCRRT; encoded by the exons ATGGCACGGCGCCCGCGGAGCAGCCGGGCCTGGCACTTCGTGCTGAGCGGGGTGCGGCGCGAGGCCGGCGCGCGGGGCTGGGGCTACGACTCCGACGGGCAG cagcacagcgACTCGGATTCGGAGCCAGAGTTTTCCTCCGTGTCTCCCTCCATCCCGAGCGCCATCCCTGTGACTGGAGAGTCCTACTGCAACTGTGAGAACCAGAGTGAAGCTCCCTACTGCTCCAGCCTGCACGCGCTGCACCGCGTCCGCGACTGCCGCTGCGGCGAGGAGGACGAGT ATTTTGACTGGGTGTGGGATGACCTGAACAAGTCCACGGCCACGCTGCTGACGTGTGACAACCGCAAGGTGAACTTCCACATGGAGTACAGCTGTGGCACGGCCGCCATCCGCGGCAACAAGGAGCTGGCGGAGGGGCAGCACTTCTGGGAGATCAAAATGACCTCCCCGGTGTATGGCACTGACATG ATGGTGGGGATTGGGACGTCGGACGTGAACCTGGACAAGTACCGCCACAccttctgcagcctgctgggcaAGGACGAGGACAGCTGGGGACTGTCCTACACAG GACTGCTGCATCACAAGGGCGACAAAACAAACTTCTCCTCGAGGTTTGGCCAAGGCTCCATTATTGGGGTGCATCTGGACACGTGGCACGGGACACTCACCTTCTTCAAGAACCGCAAGTGCATAG gggtggcagccACAAAGCTGCAGAACAAGAAGTTTTACCCCATGGTGTGCTCCACGGCAGCCAAGAGCAGCATGAAGGTGATCCGGTCGTGCGCCAGCCGCACGTCCCTGCAGTACCTGTGCTGCTTCCGCCTGCgccagctcctgccccactACGTGGACACGCTGGaggtgctgcccctgcccccaGGACTCAAGCAGGTGCTGCACAACAAACTGGGCTGGGTGTTGAGCATGAACTATAGCACGTCAAAGCCGTCCTCCTCCTCGGGGAGCGACTCGGACAGCTCGTGCGGCTCGGATGCGGAGGCCTGCCAAAGGAAGAGGTGCAGGAGGACATAA
- the NME3 gene encoding nucleoside diphosphate kinase 3 isoform X1, giving the protein MVPRGAVTARGQHVPFKSGAAMICLVLGLFAGLFHTAFSGVNERTFVAIKPDGVQRRLVGEIIRRFERKGLQLVGMKLLQASEELLKEHYISLRDRPFYSRLVKYMSSGPIVAMVWQGLDVVKTVRTMIGETNPAESRPGTIRGDFCVEVGKNVIHGSDSVESAQREISLWFRPEELPCWEDTAARWIYE; this is encoded by the exons ATGGTTCCGCGGGGGGCGGTGACAGCGCGGGGGCAGCACGTCCCCTTTAAGAGCGGCGCCGCCATGATctgcctggtgctggggctCTTCGCCGGCCTCTTCCACACTG ccttcaGCGGGGTCAATGAACGAACCTTCGTGGCCATCAAACCGGACGGGGTCCAGCGGCGCCTGGTCGGGGAGATCATCCGGCGCTTCGAgaggaaggggctgcagctggtggggatgaagctgctgcag gcctcggaggagctgctgaaggaacACTACATCTCCCTCCGGGACCGTCCCTTCTACAGCCGCCTGGTGAAGTACATGAGCTCCGGGCCCATCGTGGCCATG GTCTGGCAGGGCCTGGATGTGGTGAAGACAGTTCGCACCATGATTGGGGAGACCAACCCAGCTGAATCCAGGCCTGGCACCATCCGAGGAGACTTCTGTGTTGAAGTTGGCAA gaaCGTGATCCACGGCAGTGACTCGGTGGAGAGTGCCCAGCGGGAGATCTCGCTCTGGTTCCGCCccgaggagctgccctgctgggaggaCACAGCTGCACGCTGGATCTACGAGTGA